The following are encoded together in the Thalassomonas haliotis genome:
- the apbC gene encoding iron-sulfur cluster carrier protein ApbC, with amino-acid sequence MFGKFFSSKAETALNSGDIKQLIADTLTEYRSEIFPGGILPLCTDFNISHQGKKITVALTVPFPCAFELGQVADNLSEALQTAVTFDVNLQVKPIRSHEIAKVGNIIAVASGKGGVGKSTTTVNLAYALMAEGAKVGILDADIYGPSIPTMLGLKNEKPTSKDGKLMTPLNAQGLDAMSIGFLVPDEEATVWRGPMASSAFSQLLNETDWSDLDYLLIDMPPGTGDIQLTLAQKVPVAAAVVVTTPQDIALADAAKGIIMFDKVQVPVLGVVENMSYHLCEHCGEKSHLFGQGGGGDIADSYKTRLLGQLPLDIAIRQDADLGKSEIIENSAGEIALLYRKIARNMAAQLFYQLDNRSPDTAEVITL; translated from the coding sequence TTGTTCGGTAAGTTTTTTTCCAGTAAAGCAGAAACAGCGCTTAACAGCGGTGATATCAAGCAACTTATAGCGGATACTTTGACTGAGTATCGCTCAGAAATTTTTCCCGGGGGGATATTGCCTTTATGCACGGATTTTAATATCAGTCATCAAGGTAAAAAAATTACCGTCGCCCTGACGGTGCCCTTTCCCTGTGCTTTTGAACTCGGCCAGGTGGCGGACAACTTAAGTGAAGCGCTGCAAACAGCGGTAACCTTTGATGTTAACTTGCAGGTTAAGCCGATAAGAAGTCACGAGATTGCCAAGGTCGGCAATATTATCGCCGTTGCCTCGGGTAAGGGCGGCGTCGGCAAATCGACGACTACGGTTAATTTAGCCTATGCCCTGATGGCGGAAGGGGCGAAAGTCGGGATACTGGATGCCGATATCTATGGCCCGTCGATCCCGACTATGCTCGGGCTGAAAAACGAAAAACCTACCTCCAAAGACGGCAAATTGATGACCCCGCTTAATGCCCAGGGGCTTGATGCCATGTCTATCGGCTTTCTGGTGCCGGATGAAGAAGCCACTGTGTGGCGCGGCCCTATGGCCAGCTCCGCTTTTAGTCAGCTGTTGAATGAAACCGACTGGTCTGATTTGGATTATCTACTGATAGACATGCCGCCGGGCACAGGTGATATCCAGCTGACCCTGGCGCAAAAAGTGCCGGTGGCGGCGGCGGTAGTGGTGACCACGCCGCAGGATATAGCGCTTGCCGATGCTGCCAAGGGCATCATCATGTTTGATAAGGTTCAGGTGCCGGTACTTGGCGTGGTGGAGAACATGAGTTATCACCTGTGCGAACATTGCGGCGAGAAATCCCATCTGTTTGGCCAGGGCGGGGGGGGAGATATTGCCGACAGTTATAAAACCCGGTTATTGGGCCAGTTACCGCTGGATATTGCCATCAGGCAAGATGCCGACTTGGGGAAATCTGAGATAATAGAAAATAGCGCTGGTGAAATTGCCCTGCTTTACCGTAAAATAGCCCGAAATATGGCGGCGCAGTTATTTTATCAGTTAGACAACCGCAGCCCGGATACCGCGGAAGTTATCACGCTCTAA
- the dcd gene encoding dCTP deaminase: MRLSDQDIEQHLADGKIQISPTPSAGMISGVSVDIRLGNEFRVFQDHTAPYIDLSGPKEEMQKAMNSVMSEEIFIPDGEAFFLHPGELALAVTYESVTLPDDIVGWLDGRSSLARLGLMVHVTAHRIDPGWSGQIVLEFYNSGKLPLALRPKMKIAALNFETMSSKALNPYNKRNDAKYKGQMGAVASRISQDESSTAE, translated from the coding sequence ATGAGATTAAGTGATCAGGATATAGAACAACATTTAGCAGACGGTAAAATTCAAATTTCGCCAACCCCAAGTGCCGGCATGATTTCCGGGGTCAGTGTCGATATTCGTTTGGGTAATGAATTTCGTGTTTTCCAGGACCATACCGCGCCTTATATCGATTTAAGTGGGCCGAAAGAAGAAATGCAAAAGGCGATGAATTCGGTGATGAGTGAAGAAATCTTTATCCCCGACGGCGAAGCTTTCTTCCTCCATCCCGGCGAACTGGCACTAGCCGTAACTTATGAGTCGGTGACCTTACCCGATGACATTGTCGGCTGGTTAGACGGCCGTTCATCTTTGGCGCGTTTGGGCCTTATGGTGCATGTCACCGCACACCGCATCGATCCCGGCTGGTCCGGACAAATCGTACTGGAATTCTACAACAGTGGTAAATTGCCGCTGGCGTTAAGGCCTAAGATGAAAATTGCCGCGCTGAACTTTGAAACTATGTCGTCCAAGGCATTAAACCCTTATAACAAGCGTAATGATGCTAAATATAAAGGACAGATGGGGGCGGTAGCCAGCCGTATCAGCCAGGACGAGTCTTCAACGGCAGAATAG
- a CDS encoding gluconeogenesis factor YvcK family protein, with protein MQLNELNIVAIGGGHGLGRVLSTLSFMRDQLTGIVATTDNGGSTGRLRKRSSSIAWGDLRNCLTQLVEHDSVGNQLFNYRFDGQDELGGHNLGNLILYGLDQVQSRPLDSIKLVRRLLRVKTQVFPMSETPTDLMAFYPQRRCRVGELSVDEMPIMPKNLMLAPLVKSLPQCIQAIENADLIILGPGSFLTSVIPPLLVRDIANALCKRRGHSVFLENIVAEKSPAAELSLPEKLEWIETNVGCLPIDTVICQDEEVESPKVNVICRDLRCDDVPHHHDKEKLVSALMECVSQLSETAKLKAGNS; from the coding sequence ATGCAGCTAAACGAGCTAAATATTGTCGCCATCGGCGGAGGCCATGGATTAGGGCGGGTGTTATCGACACTTTCATTTATGAGGGATCAACTAACGGGTATAGTCGCCACCACAGATAACGGCGGCTCCACCGGACGTTTAAGAAAACGCAGCAGCTCCATTGCCTGGGGCGATCTGCGCAATTGCCTGACCCAGCTGGTAGAGCATGACTCTGTCGGCAACCAACTCTTTAATTATCGTTTTGACGGCCAGGATGAATTGGGCGGCCATAATCTGGGTAACCTGATTTTATACGGTCTCGACCAGGTGCAGTCTCGTCCGTTAGACTCTATTAAACTGGTGCGCCGTCTGCTCAGGGTTAAAACCCAGGTATTTCCTATGTCGGAAACCCCGACAGATTTAATGGCCTTTTATCCGCAAAGACGCTGCCGTGTCGGCGAATTGTCGGTGGACGAAATGCCTATCATGCCAAAAAACCTGATGCTGGCGCCCTTGGTGAAATCCCTGCCCCAATGTATCCAGGCGATTGAAAATGCCGATTTGATCATTCTCGGTCCCGGCAGCTTTCTTACCAGTGTGATCCCGCCGCTGCTGGTTCGGGATATCGCTAATGCCTTGTGTAAACGTCGCGGCCACAGTGTTTTTCTCGAAAATATCGTAGCAGAGAAAAGCCCGGCAGCAGAGCTGTCTTTACCCGAGAAGCTGGAATGGATCGAAACCAATGTCGGTTGTCTGCCCATAGATACTGTGATTTGCCAGGATGAAGAAGTGGAATCTCCGAAGGTTAATGTCATTTGCCGGGATCTGCGCTGTGATGATGTGCCTCATCATCACGATAAGGAAAAACTGGTATCGGCGTTAATGGAGTGTGTCAGCCAACTGTCTGAAACAGCAAAACTTAAAGCAGGAAACAGCTAA
- a CDS encoding EAL domain-containing protein, which translates to MSFIKYIQLKSLSKIKKSSYFITISKNWTFLCLFSFAVLTVIAGSAWFLYQSYSRLITFGSQQQAKLLTTALQEARTIYTQDVVQIAERNGLKVTHDFEKHDGSLPLPATMSMALGNRIGNLTGGARSSLFSPYPFPNRGNSGLRDDFRKKAWQALSQTPQQPYYQFEEMPDGKVLRYATADLMRPACVDCHNSHPNSPKMDWKTGDLRGILEVIIPVKNIEAIAHKDFFHALTYISFFSFCSLFIAGSIFIKSRHSACKVEQANKQLSDYDSLTGLYNRRMLIGHVQHAIALAKRQHQKFSLLYFDLDDFKKINDTFGHTVGDRLLQEFSQQVSEHIRETDIFARMGGDEFVLLISDTSDTSYLMQLAEKIMRIFSAGFYVEKLPVYITSSIGIAVFPESGVTPEELIKNADRAMYQAKEAGRNCYMFYSKEMNEMASAQLAMENDLRNALKNDEFTLYYQPKMNRTGKVTGAEALIRWMHPQKGFISPAEFIPVAEKSDLIIEIGQWVREQVCQQLLIWKESSFPPIKVSVNVAAKEFTKHVVLQHLIDMFLKYDIDQHLLELEITEGTLMSSVDNGNMDYKVIKNMNVGLSIDDFGTGYCSLGYLKSYPIDTLKIDKSFIDNVTTNECDASITKTIIAMAHSLNMKVVAEGVETRAQHNFLLENNCDQIQGYFYNRPQEVKHFEEFVLSSSKLKVDMPVEESV; encoded by the coding sequence ATGTCATTTATCAAATATATCCAGCTTAAATCCCTTTCAAAGATAAAAAAGTCCAGTTATTTTATAACCATATCTAAGAACTGGACCTTTTTGTGCCTTTTTAGTTTTGCCGTTTTAACTGTGATTGCCGGTTCAGCCTGGTTCCTGTATCAGTCCTACTCCCGTTTGATTACCTTTGGCAGCCAGCAGCAGGCAAAGCTGCTCACCACCGCCTTGCAAGAAGCCCGCACCATATATACTCAGGATGTAGTACAGATCGCTGAAAGAAACGGACTCAAGGTCACCCATGATTTTGAAAAACATGACGGCTCCCTGCCCCTGCCTGCGACCATGAGCATGGCACTTGGCAATAGAATAGGTAATTTAACCGGTGGCGCCCGTTCCAGCCTCTTTAGCCCTTACCCTTTTCCCAACCGGGGAAACTCCGGCCTCAGAGACGATTTCAGAAAAAAAGCCTGGCAAGCATTGAGCCAAACCCCACAACAGCCCTATTATCAATTTGAAGAAATGCCTGATGGAAAGGTTCTCCGCTACGCCACTGCCGACCTTATGCGCCCAGCTTGCGTTGACTGCCACAACAGCCACCCCAACTCACCTAAAATGGATTGGAAAACCGGCGATTTACGCGGCATCCTGGAAGTGATCATACCGGTTAAAAACATCGAGGCTATAGCACATAAAGACTTCTTTCATGCCCTTACATATATCAGTTTCTTTTCCTTTTGCTCCCTTTTTATCGCCGGCAGCATTTTTATTAAGTCACGCCATTCGGCATGCAAAGTTGAGCAGGCCAATAAACAGCTCAGCGACTATGACTCACTTACCGGGTTATATAACCGCCGCATGCTAATCGGCCATGTTCAGCATGCTATTGCCTTAGCTAAACGTCAGCATCAAAAATTCAGCCTGTTATATTTTGATCTTGATGACTTTAAAAAAATAAACGACACCTTTGGTCATACGGTTGGTGACCGGTTGTTGCAGGAATTTTCACAACAGGTAAGCGAACATATTCGTGAAACTGATATTTTTGCGCGTATGGGGGGAGATGAATTTGTTTTGTTAATTAGCGACACCAGCGACACATCCTATCTGATGCAACTGGCCGAGAAAATCATGCGGATTTTTTCTGCCGGTTTTTATGTAGAAAAATTACCGGTTTACATCACAAGCAGCATAGGGATCGCGGTCTTTCCCGAGAGCGGTGTCACCCCGGAAGAGCTTATCAAAAATGCCGACCGGGCCATGTACCAGGCTAAAGAGGCCGGACGTAACTGTTACATGTTTTACTCCAAAGAAATGAATGAAATGGCCAGTGCGCAGTTAGCCATGGAAAATGATTTAAGAAATGCGTTAAAAAATGATGAGTTTACTTTGTACTATCAGCCGAAAATGAATCGAACGGGCAAAGTTACCGGGGCAGAGGCCTTAATCCGCTGGATGCACCCGCAAAAAGGTTTTATTTCTCCCGCTGAGTTTATTCCCGTCGCAGAAAAAAGCGATCTGATCATTGAGATCGGACAATGGGTACGTGAGCAGGTTTGCCAACAGCTGCTTATATGGAAAGAAAGCAGTTTCCCGCCGATAAAAGTATCGGTCAATGTTGCTGCGAAAGAATTCACCAAACATGTCGTGTTGCAGCACTTAATCGATATGTTCTTAAAATACGATATCGACCAGCATTTATTAGAGCTCGAAATTACCGAAGGTACCTTAATGAGCAGCGTGGACAACGGCAATATGGACTATAAAGTCATTAAGAACATGAATGTCGGACTATCCATTGATGACTTTGGCACCGGCTATTGCTCTTTAGGCTACTTAAAAAGCTACCCTATTGATACCCTGAAGATCGATAAATCGTTTATCGACAATGTGACCACTAATGAATGCGATGCTTCGATTACTAAAACCATCATCGCCATGGCACACAGCCTGAATATGAAAGTGGTGGCCGAAGGCGTAGAGACCCGGGCTCAGCATAACTTTTTATTAGAGAATAACTGCGATCAAATACAGGGGTATTTCTATAATCGTCCACAGGAGGTCAAACACTTCGAAGAATTTGTACTTTCCTCCAGCAAACTCAAAGTGGATATGCCCGTGGAAGAATCCGTGTAA
- a CDS encoding carotenoid oxygenase family protein: MMNRRHFIKNLSMVAGSSLAMAPNMQALAKIVEPTPPLSSKAQFARSLKKNPGLIGFANITENFALTGLTIEGRMPDDLSGTFYRIGPAGHERGDLRYQHLFEGDGMLHSFHFSGGKIFHQGKFINTPKFAKEKQAGKFIYSGPDTKISGARAVHHADEINSSNTNVISVGDKLWTLWEAGSPMQVNPQTLDSSHWVNLGQNSPFEQSLKGMPFSAHPKVDPGGDIFNFGLNGNGQAVLYHLSANGRMKNAAVVNAGYRGMLHDFLITHKHILLILPSLSPNGAGKGFFQRTRFEKEQPMRVLVIDKAELTIKKGYQLPPGFAFHFGNAWEERDGTIHFDASLYPDDSSLHNLSAVMKGQVNKHTSRSQTVLYTLKAKGGFTQQYIDGDSEFPKVYDHLVGHRNRLLYTTGHKHNPLWADSIRKLNTDTGAVDEYYYGEDYLVEEHVITTNKADEGSGYLLGTALHLPSKRTCINLFQADNLSQGPIMRAWLPYHIPLGFHGNFQRS, from the coding sequence ATGATGAACAGACGTCACTTTATAAAAAACTTATCTATGGTCGCCGGTAGCAGCCTGGCAATGGCCCCCAATATGCAGGCACTGGCAAAAATCGTTGAACCGACCCCGCCGTTATCTTCAAAAGCGCAATTTGCCCGGTCGCTAAAGAAAAATCCCGGCTTGATAGGTTTTGCCAATATCACAGAAAATTTCGCCTTAACAGGGTTAACCATAGAAGGGAGAATGCCGGACGATTTAAGCGGTACTTTCTACCGTATTGGCCCTGCCGGGCATGAACGGGGGGATCTTAGATATCAGCACCTGTTTGAAGGTGACGGTATGCTCCACAGCTTTCATTTTAGCGGCGGTAAAATTTTTCATCAGGGTAAATTTATCAATACCCCGAAATTTGCCAAAGAAAAACAGGCGGGCAAGTTTATCTATTCGGGACCGGATACCAAAATATCTGGTGCCCGGGCGGTGCATCATGCAGACGAGATCAATAGCTCCAATACCAATGTCATCAGCGTTGGCGATAAACTCTGGACCTTATGGGAAGCAGGCTCGCCGATGCAGGTTAACCCACAGACACTGGACAGCAGCCACTGGGTCAACCTCGGGCAAAACAGCCCATTTGAGCAAAGCTTAAAAGGCATGCCGTTTTCTGCCCACCCGAAAGTAGACCCCGGCGGCGATATCTTCAATTTTGGCCTAAACGGCAATGGTCAGGCAGTGCTTTATCATTTGTCGGCAAACGGCCGGATGAAAAATGCTGCCGTGGTTAATGCCGGTTATCGCGGCATGCTGCACGACTTTTTAATCACCCATAAGCATATCTTATTGATATTACCTTCACTATCCCCCAATGGTGCAGGCAAAGGTTTTTTTCAGCGCACCCGGTTTGAAAAAGAACAGCCAATGCGAGTATTAGTAATAGATAAGGCGGAATTAACCATTAAAAAAGGCTATCAGCTGCCCCCGGGGTTTGCTTTTCATTTTGGCAATGCCTGGGAAGAGCGCGATGGCACGATACATTTTGATGCCAGCTTATATCCGGATGACAGTTCCTTGCATAACTTATCCGCGGTAATGAAAGGCCAGGTGAACAAGCACACCAGCCGTTCACAAACCGTGTTATATACCTTAAAAGCCAAGGGCGGTTTTACTCAGCAATATATTGACGGCGACAGTGAGTTTCCTAAGGTTTATGACCACCTGGTTGGCCACAGGAACCGCTTGCTTTACACCACGGGCCATAAACACAATCCCCTTTGGGCAGACTCCATTCGCAAGTTAAACACAGATACCGGGGCAGTGGATGAATATTATTACGGTGAAGACTATCTGGTTGAAGAACATGTGATCACCACAAATAAAGCCGACGAAGGCAGTGGCTATCTGCTTGGCACGGCTTTGCACCTACCTAGCAAGCGGACCTGCATTAACCTGTTCCAGGCCGATAACCTCTCGCAGGGGCCGATAATGCGGGCCTGGCTGCCCTATCATATTCCGTTAGGTTTTCATGGGAATTTTCAACGAAGCTAA
- a CDS encoding DUF2141 domain-containing protein — MTKTAAKLFIFSTFALSSFFVHSADIQLEITGVKSAQGKLYIQLFNGEENYNQGNAELATITKAKPGNASLTFQDVDNGEYALRFYHDENNNGKLDSNLFGMPTEGYGFSNNALPNFGPAKYQEMKFQISDGDIKLSSKIIY; from the coding sequence ATGACAAAGACAGCAGCCAAATTATTCATCTTCAGCACCTTTGCCCTCAGCAGTTTTTTCGTCCATAGCGCCGACATCCAACTGGAAATCACCGGGGTAAAAAGCGCCCAGGGCAAACTCTATATCCAATTGTTTAATGGCGAAGAAAATTATAATCAGGGCAATGCTGAGCTGGCCACGATAACCAAAGCCAAACCAGGCAATGCCAGCCTGACTTTTCAGGATGTCGATAACGGTGAATATGCACTGCGTTTTTATCACGATGAAAATAATAACGGTAAACTCGACAGCAATCTTTTTGGCATGCCTACCGAAGGTTATGGCTTTTCAAACAATGCCCTGCCAAATTTTGGCCCGGCAAAATATCAGGAGATGAAATTTCAGATAAGCGATGGCGACATCAAGCTTTCCAGCAAAATCATTTATTAA
- a CDS encoding LytTR family DNA-binding domain-containing protein, whose amino-acid sequence MVLALLAPFGMNKISLAGNIAFWVTACFSGHLLYSPLFFLGGKYLQRFPLPSWAGLLLLSVIAGFLMCFVITFISWLYFGGSADYLEDLPVLFPKTFLVGVIITLVELFKNYIKHQNEQLAQQEHMQQEQQTSVKFMDKLPIDKRGTLLCLEMDDHYLKVHTDKGHHMLLMRLKDALADLVDYPGLQTHRSWWVAEEAIRESVKQERRVSLRLSNDLLVPVSRTYLPELKTRNLL is encoded by the coding sequence GTGGTTTTAGCCTTACTGGCGCCTTTTGGTATGAATAAAATCTCTTTGGCCGGCAACATTGCATTCTGGGTGACGGCCTGTTTTTCCGGGCATTTGCTTTATTCCCCTTTGTTCTTTTTGGGCGGGAAATATCTACAGCGTTTTCCCCTGCCTTCCTGGGCGGGATTATTGCTGCTATCCGTGATTGCCGGATTTTTGATGTGTTTTGTGATCACCTTTATCAGTTGGCTTTATTTTGGCGGTAGTGCTGATTATCTTGAAGATTTACCCGTGCTTTTTCCTAAAACCTTTTTAGTCGGTGTTATCATCACTTTGGTAGAATTGTTTAAAAACTATATCAAGCACCAAAACGAGCAATTAGCCCAGCAAGAGCACATGCAGCAGGAACAACAAACAAGCGTGAAATTTATGGATAAATTGCCAATAGATAAACGCGGCACTTTGTTATGTCTGGAAATGGATGATCATTATCTTAAGGTGCATACAGATAAAGGTCATCATATGTTATTGATGCGTTTAAAAGATGCTTTAGCAGATTTAGTCGATTATCCGGGATTGCAAACCCACAGATCCTGGTGGGTGGCAGAAGAAGCCATTCGTGAAAGTGTTAAGCAGGAGCGTAGAGTTTCGTTAAGGCTGAGCAATGATTTGCTGGTGCCTGTCTCCAGAACTTATTTACCTGAGCTGAAAACAAGAAATTTGCTCTGA
- the recQ gene encoding DNA helicase RecQ, with the protein MNKTALSVLNTVFGYPEFRSPQDEVIDTVIKGGDALVLMPTGGGKSLCYQVPALIRPGCAIVISPLIALMQDQVNALTQLGINASFLNSSLDQHQAYAVEQALFQGQLDLLYIAPERLTQERTLSMLQQCPIALFAIDEAHCVSQWGHDFRADYLQLSLLHQLFPSVPRIALTATADPRTHQEISERLQLDQARHFIAGFDRPNIQYRINQKHNGRQQLLSFIRSEHENDAGIVYCLSRKKTEETASWLCKQGLQALPYHAGLASEVKEQHQNRFLREDGIIIVATIAFGMGIDKPDVRFVAHLDLPKSIESYYQETGRAGRDGQAATAWMVYGLQDVIKLKQMLDRSEAGDLQKRIERQRLDAMLGLCEITTCRRQTLLAYFNEHLVKPCGNCDTCITPVQTWDGTEAARKALSCVYRTGQRFGVNHLIDVLLGKNTAKVEQFHHQELSTYAIGTELDNNQWHSVFRQLVSRGYIYADMDSFGAFKLTDKCRPLLRGEQNIELRKDNSEKVKKKKSSKSAAAVPDYAQPLWEALRALRKQLADEHGVPAYTVFHDSTMMEMISTRPGSRQELLTISGVGASKLDKYGEQFLAVIAQHNS; encoded by the coding sequence ATGAATAAAACAGCCCTGTCGGTACTTAATACCGTTTTTGGTTATCCCGAATTTAGAAGCCCCCAAGATGAAGTCATAGATACGGTCATTAAGGGGGGCGATGCTTTAGTGCTCATGCCAACTGGTGGCGGTAAGTCGCTTTGCTATCAGGTGCCTGCGCTGATCCGTCCGGGCTGTGCCATAGTTATTTCACCGCTAATTGCCTTAATGCAGGATCAGGTGAATGCACTGACTCAGCTGGGCATAAATGCCAGTTTTTTGAATTCTTCGCTTGATCAACATCAGGCTTATGCTGTGGAACAGGCGCTTTTTCAGGGACAGTTAGACTTACTTTATATTGCCCCCGAGCGATTAACCCAAGAGCGAACTTTGTCGATGTTACAGCAATGTCCTATTGCCTTATTTGCCATTGATGAAGCCCATTGTGTTTCGCAGTGGGGACATGACTTTAGGGCGGATTATTTACAGCTGTCGCTGTTACATCAGCTGTTTCCCTCGGTGCCGCGCATTGCGTTAACGGCGACAGCCGATCCCCGTACCCACCAGGAAATCAGTGAAAGATTACAGCTGGATCAGGCCAGGCATTTTATCGCCGGATTTGACCGGCCCAATATTCAGTATCGTATCAATCAAAAGCACAATGGCCGCCAGCAGTTATTAAGTTTTATCCGCAGCGAGCATGAAAATGACGCCGGTATTGTTTATTGCCTGTCCCGTAAAAAAACCGAAGAAACCGCCAGCTGGTTATGCAAGCAGGGATTGCAAGCCTTGCCTTATCACGCCGGGTTAGCATCAGAGGTGAAAGAGCAGCACCAAAACCGTTTCTTGCGGGAAGACGGCATTATTATCGTTGCCACCATAGCGTTTGGCATGGGCATAGATAAACCCGATGTGCGTTTTGTGGCTCATCTTGATTTGCCGAAAAGCATAGAGTCTTATTATCAGGAAACCGGGCGGGCAGGGCGTGACGGCCAGGCGGCGACGGCCTGGATGGTGTATGGCTTGCAGGATGTGATCAAACTGAAACAAATGCTGGACAGATCTGAAGCCGGTGATCTGCAAAAGCGTATTGAGCGTCAGCGTTTAGATGCCATGTTAGGGCTTTGCGAAATCACCACTTGCCGCCGCCAAACCCTGTTGGCTTATTTCAATGAGCATTTGGTTAAGCCTTGCGGCAATTGCGATACCTGCATTACCCCGGTACAAACCTGGGACGGCACCGAGGCTGCACGTAAGGCGCTCAGCTGTGTCTACCGCACCGGACAGCGTTTTGGCGTCAATCATCTTATCGATGTGCTCTTGGGGAAGAACACGGCAAAAGTCGAGCAGTTTCATCACCAGGAGCTTAGCACCTATGCCATAGGCACTGAACTGGACAACAACCAGTGGCATTCGGTATTCCGTCAGTTAGTATCGCGCGGTTATATTTATGCCGATATGGATAGTTTCGGCGCCTTTAAGTTGACCGATAAGTGTCGCCCTTTATTGCGCGGTGAGCAAAATATTGAGCTGCGCAAAGACAACAGCGAAAAAGTGAAAAAGAAAAAATCATCAAAATCAGCCGCTGCTGTACCTGACTATGCTCAGCCTTTATGGGAAGCGCTCAGGGCGTTAAGGAAACAGCTGGCAGATGAGCATGGGGTGCCCGCCTATACCGTTTTTCATGACAGTACTATGATGGAAATGATCAGCACACGACCTGGGAGCAGACAGGAGCTGTTAACGATCAGCGGAGTAGGGGCCAGCAAGTTAGATAAATACGGCGAGCAGTTTTTGGCGGTTATTGCACAACATAACAGTTAA
- a CDS encoding DUF6795 domain-containing protein encodes MFGLFKRHDVEMSPEIHGCITNGGHPVPQVAVVRSLMYEGFEDGKEQISTALTDNQGQFSFEQKIIKSRLPGRMFGENVPVLQSVYIEQDGHYHYLWSTSKSWRTISQLSALMLKLNGDLQHNNLTHVIDIIEDDGLHRHPVSSICQWHGPFITAFASKEQSATYNKFS; translated from the coding sequence ATGTTTGGATTGTTTAAACGCCACGATGTGGAAATGTCACCCGAGATACACGGCTGCATTACCAATGGCGGTCACCCAGTTCCCCAGGTAGCAGTGGTGCGAAGCCTTATGTATGAAGGTTTTGAAGACGGTAAAGAGCAAATTAGCACAGCGCTGACAGATAACCAGGGCCAGTTTTCATTTGAGCAAAAAATAATTAAATCACGCTTACCCGGGCGAATGTTCGGGGAAAATGTACCGGTTTTACAATCTGTCTATATCGAGCAAGACGGTCATTATCATTACCTCTGGTCAACGAGCAAAAGTTGGCGCACCATATCTCAACTTTCAGCGCTTATGCTAAAACTTAATGGCGACCTGCAACACAATAACCTCACCCATGTGATTGATATCATCGAAGATGATGGCTTACACAGGCACCCTGTCAGCTCAATTTGTCAATGGCATGGGCCTTTTATTACGGCCTTTGCCAGCAAAGAGCAGTCCGCTACTTATAATAAATTCTCTTGA